One genomic segment of Macrobrachium rosenbergii isolate ZJJX-2024 chromosome 40, ASM4041242v1, whole genome shotgun sequence includes these proteins:
- the LOC136826081 gene encoding EF-hand calcium-binding domain-containing protein 5-like, producing MPVTGKATSPEPEYKLVKHSRFRTSDATVGMTHQPMSSQDIVLARLDALFNDIKAKQQEDYVRRHSYIDTSTCSEHRKGAHGDRRGSVGDRRGSVGDRRGSLGDRRGSVGTVSDRRGSTSSLSDRRSSLNGSGDRRSSLSTERRGSLTGGSTARTSNGTARNGDRRGSACFAGADRFPTPPGIGPKRPSINGGSSNGTSDRRLSGGDRRASLNGSSGETVPFRLTSRISPRRDSLSPRASPAGSWVRLGLPRGVSWGRLLLLLLLQ from the coding sequence ATGCCCGTGACGGGAAAAGCCACATCTCCCGAACCAGAGTATAAACTGGTGAAGCACTCCCGCTTCAGGACCTCCGACGCCACCGTGGGCATGACCCACCAGCCCATGTCCTCGCAGGACATCGTGCTCGCGCGCCTCGACGCCCTCTTCAACGACATCAAGGCCAAACAGCAGGAGGACTACGTCCGGAGACATTCCTACATAGACACGTCCACCTGCAGCGAGCACAGGAAAGGCGCCCATGGGGATCGTCGAGGGAGCGTTGGGGATCGGAGGGGCAGCGTTGGAGATCGTCGAGGCAGCCTCGGGGATCGTAGGGGCAGCGTTGGCACCGTCAGTGACAGGCGTGGAAGTACGAGCAGCCTCTCAGACCGTCGGAGTAGTTTGAACGGCAGCGGCGATAGGCGCTCCAGTTTGTCGACGGAGAGGCGAGGTAGTTTGACCGGCGGAAGCACCGCTAGAACCTCCAACGGCACCGCCAGAAACGGCGACCGCCGCGGCAGCGCCTGCTTCGCAGGGGCCGACCGATTCCCGACCCCGCCGGGAATCGGCCCCAAGAGGCCGAGTATCAACGGCGGTTCCTCCAACGGGACGTCAGACCGTCGGCTGAGCGGCGGCGATCGACGTGCCAGCCTCAACGGATCCTCCGGGGAAACGGTTCCCTTCCGCCTCACGTCGAGGATCTCCCCTCGGAGGGATTCCCTCTCCCCAAGGGCCTCTCCCGCCGGGAGTTGGGTTCGCCTAGGACTTCCCCGAGGCGTGAGTTGGGGCcgcctacttcttcttcttcttctacagtaG